The Vidua chalybeata isolate OUT-0048 chromosome 9, bVidCha1 merged haplotype, whole genome shotgun sequence genomic sequence CTTAACAGGAAGAGATTTTAAAGTGTTTGGCTCTGCTTACCTCAATTACTGTCATAGCTGCCTAGAATAACAATCTATTTTTTGCATCAAAAATGTCAGCAGTTTCTGTTCTCTTTCCCCAGCAGATCACCAAGAGCAGTTTCCCTGGAGAAAGTCTCTGCTGGTTGGGGTTTGGTCATTCATGACAATCTAGCAATCAGAAGGACACTTGGAAACCAAGTGGGCAGCTTTGGTCATGGCAGTGAACAGGGTGATGGCCCCAAAATACAGGGCACTGTACAGTCCAtggggtgggcagcagctgggggtcCTAACCCCCATTCCCAAACCAGAAGATGCTGTAACGACACCTTTAAGTGCCCCCAGGTTACTTTGGAACCCACCACCAAGGAGACTGGGATAGGTCTTTGTGGCCAAGGGCACCTGAAGCTTGTTTCTTGGACCACCTGCTGGAGAGTAGATGAGCAGAGCTTCACGGTGGCTTGCCTCTTCCCAGATGGGTGGCTGAAGTATCTgacaaaaaggatttttcagtaacaaaaaggtgtttttaaacCACTGCCCTCTGAGGGCCTcgctgtgctggagctggggaggagggcagcaggagcctgaCCTTTCAGACCTGAGTCCACCAGCGGTGccagggtggtggcactggcaTCTGCACCACCTGCACCCAGACTCCTTCTAGGGGTGAgaaggggagggctgggagaagaggaacTTGGTCTCCAGCTGCCTTGCAAAATAAACATAAGCTGCACCTTGCTGGTTAATCTCAGCATCCCTGTCCCTTTTGGTACCCACATAGCCAGAACACAGGTCTGGATCCAGCCTGGGGAGAATTTTGTTTCTCAAACTGAGGatgcagcaggcagcagagatgggagcaggagggctgcaggagTTCAGTGGATGGGGAGATGCTCAGGTTTGTCTGTTGTGATCTGGCTATCGGCAGAGAGCTGCTCAGGCAGACAGACAGGCAGACACACATGGTTTGGGTATGTTGGTGCTTGCAGTGATTCTGGTGGTGCCAGTGCTGTGGGTGAAAGCTGCACAGCCGTGTCTGTCACCGTGGCATGGCACATATGCAGGCCTTGGTGCCTTAGTTCCCCCTGATGTCAGCTGGGGGCCCGGGCCCTCGCAGTGACAAACTTCCCCTGGGCTTTGGGTAATGCCACAGCCACACAGGGGACTGACAGagtggctgctctgctgagggtggggacagggatgtccccagggaGAGGACACATCATCTGCCTTGCTGGGCCTGGCCGTGCTGCCTGCCAAGCCCGGGGGTTTTACCAGGGACCAGGGAGGACTTTTTCTGGGTCTCCCACTGCCACCTACTGATCCATTTCACACCCTGACCTGCGGCTCATCCACATGGTCCACCTGGACCGGTGCTGGAGAAAAGCTCCCTCTACCCCCACAACAAGCTCAGTTCCAGGGCCAGTGCTCACCTGCACCCCTTGGGCAGGCCACCCTTGAACTGAGCAGTCAGTTCTCAGCCTCTGCAGGACAGGGTTTGAGGTAGACTCACATctcttcttgttttattttgcaagcTGACTTTGTTCTTACCACCAGCACTTTTGTGCGTGCGgtgtgtatttctgttttgctttgtttgacCACAAATCATTTCAGTTGTTTCCTTACCACTGAAACTCCTGGAGTCAAAGGTGAGTTGATGGATGTGGTGGGATCTGTGGAAACAGGCTCAACAGGGTGCATGGAAACAGTGCTTGTGGCTTGAGAAAACTCTGAGAGCACTGCACCCTTGGGCACAGCCTTGCCTCTGGCCTGCTGGGACTCCTCTTGTGCCCTGCTGGGCCCCCAAATCAAAGGAAGCCAAAGTCATGCTTGGAGATCATCCCCACaaggctttattttcatttcagagagGAGAACAATGCTGACCACATGTTGTTTCCAGTGTGCCAAGTGCTCCCTCAGGTTAGCTGGTGGCATTGTCTGTGCTGGCTCCTGAGCACCCTCAGCTCAAGGAAGTtcagagctggggcagaaaAGAACCACAAGCATTCATCTCCATAATGGTGGGCACAGTGCCAGCCCCAGAACAGGAATTGTTGGGAGGCTGGTGCAGGGGGATGCAGGGAGGCTGCCGGGAGGGGCCTCCTGGCCTGGCACACccaggctggaggcagggaaggggctctgtgcccagccTTTAGGCATCCCTGCAAACCATGCTGGGTGCTGTTCACTGCCAAGCCCAAGTGGGAGCTGACAATGGAACAAATCTACAGGCAGGTGACAGAAGTCCTGTCAGGGAGTGTATGAGGGCAGGCTGGAGATGAGGAGATGAGCAGGACATAGAGGATGCTCCTGGAGGTGAAGGATGACCCACAGCGATGCTGTGGCTCCCCTTagcagtgctgctcctcttGCAAGGAGTGGAAGTGAACCTGCTGGGTTTGGTGTTTATGAGCTCAGCAAGCCCCTCTGGACAACAGTAGGACAGGGGCTAATATGGGAGAGATCCACTGTGGGTCTGTTTGGTGATCTCCTCTTAAATCTCTGTGTGGAGGGTGTCCCTTGGGAGAGCTCTTGCCCCCCTGCCATGGTACCCCGTGGGATCAGAAAACCTTCTTCAAATGCAGGTGTATCCCGTTGCTGGACCTAAGGATGAGCTGTGGTATCATTATGGGAAGCTTGGATGGGTCCGGGTAGAGCTCGAAGCGCTGCAGGGTCAAGGCCAGCGCCACCTTAATCTCATTCATGGCAAACTGCTGCCCGATGCAGTTCCTGCGGAGAGGGTGACAAGTGCTCCGATTGCTGCCTTCGTCCCCAGCCATCCCGAGCTGGGCTCACCCCATGTGAGAGCTGGGGGACCTCCAGCTGCTGCGAGGATGACACCACGGCTTATCTAGTAAGCCCCTGATGCACCCAGCTCTGTGGTGGGGTgttgctatttattttattattaaacattGAAAGAAGATACGAGATTGTGAGAACAGGGGCTTACTTCACTTGGAAGTGCAGCCAGGAGCCAGCTAAAAGCCCAGGCACCTCCAAAAGGTTATTTCTGGCTCTGTGTGGTGAtcctcttgcaagctactgaGGCCTCAGTATCCTACATTGGTCTATTGATACAGCATGGGACCCATGGAGACTTGGCCCCCTTGGCCTTGAGGTGCACTGGGACTCACCCCTAAACAAGGGGGTGGTGCTCCCAACACAGGcaacagaaaatgtaaacatCTCCACAAAGCCTCaagaaaaatgtgtgaaatcCTACAGTGACCACAGAGCTGATGGAGCATGGAAATCCTATTACAGGAGATGCTGTAATAGGAGATCCTATTATGAAAAGCCTGCTTGAGTTGGCCAAGCCAGCTTGGCTTGTGGAGACTGAGGGAGGATTAGCCTTAGGAGCTCGCATCTGAGCTAGGTCTCACATGCAAGGCAGCCTGATGGGAAGGAAAGGGATGAAAGATCTCCCACCTGGATCCagcagagaaaggcaggaaagcatGGGAGTGCCTCTGTGCTGAGTTCTCTGGAGAAAACCTTAGGGGATCATAAACCTGTGGGAGCAACAAAGACCATCTGGTCAGTATTTGGTGTGATCTGAGCAGCACCAGGTTCTTCCCTGGCCCCCAGGTTAGGGCTGGATGTGgcctctgctcttcctggggagctgcagatGACAGTCATCTCTCTACAAAGCCACTGAGTGGATCTCCCCCTTGGACATACCCAGGTCACCCACTACACGGCCCAAGATGCCTGCAGGTGTTTTCTCATCCATGGCAGAAGGATCAAGCCAGGATCCCTCCATTCCAGAGATGCCTGATCCTTGCTTTCCAGGCAGTTACTAGAGAGAGGCAGCTACACATTCTTCTTCAAACTTTCCAGTTATTTCTTGAAGCCTCTAAAATATCATCTTCAATTCACACACTCTCTTGTGGGGCTTCTTCTAACATTCTAAGTGTGGGCAGGGCAGCTGAAAGCAGTCAGAGCATCTCTGTGTCACCAAGCACAAAGAGAGACTATTGAAcatcctttcccagctctttctCATGTTCAAAGCCTTTGGGGTGTTTGGTAACTCGATTGAACTTTGTATTTAAATGTGGACTCTTGGGatgacaagggaaaaaaaaaaaaaacatagcagGGAGGCACAGGCTGCCTTCTTCAAGGAGAATGGATATCTGGGCTCAGAGACCATCCTCCCTTTCTTGTTACCAAGGTGAAATACCTCAGGGTTCTCCCACACATCCCGGTTCCTGTGAATAGCAAATATATTCACTCCAACCTGGCAGCCTGtaaaagaaaagtgagaaaaagtTCATGACAGCTCAGAGTGAAAATGCAGGGGAGGTGTTTTTGGGATGCTTTctctccctgggctctgcagaggctgTTGCAGAAGATCTGGCAGGGATCTCCTGAAAACCTCACACGTCAAAAGCAAAGACCTCAGAGCTGGGTCCCCTTTTGTCTATCAGTGTATCACTTTCACTTGGCCAGGAACAACACTCCACAAGGCCCCTCTGAGCTCTGGAGCAGGTCCTTGGACTCTGTCTGGCCACCCTTTAAAACCAGGCTCACTGTGGCAGCAAGCTGTGGTAGCTCTGTCCAACTacaggagagagaagggagtCTGGAgaccctccagcccctccacacAGAGCAAGGAAGCCCTGCTTGTCACAGACAGCAGCATGAAAGATGGACAAACTCAACAGACCTACCTGCTGGCAAGCTGCGTCCATCAGGAAATGTGACGGGTTTGGAAAGCTCTCGGGATACGGAAGCAACTGGTGGGAACAGGCGTAAGCTCTCTTTGATGCACATCGTGGTGTAGGTCATCTTCCCAAGATCCTCCCTGAAGGCAAACTTGCACTCAATCCCTTTGCCTATGTCACTGACAAAGGTGTTACTGGTCTgtcccagtacagacccctgagggaaACCACTTGTCACTGATCTGGACAATTGGCTACCACCCACTGGATGCCACCTTCCAAACAATTCCTCAACCACTAAACAGTCCACCCATCAAATCCTTATCTCTCCAATTTAGGGAGAAGGATGTTGGGAGGAACTGTGTCAAAGGCCTTCAAGGGTAAATTAAAAGAATTCAAGATAAAGGAATAAGAAGTCCTAGCTCACCACTCAATGGTATCTCGGTGTCCCAGGATGCCCTGGAtctcctccctgcactgctgctggtgcCCAGGGTGCAGTGACATGCAGTAGAAGAGCCAGGAGAGTGCACTGGCCACAGTATCGTGACCCTCAAACATGAAGGTGTCCACCTCAGCACGCAGGTCCTCATCGGACAGTCCAACTCCATTCTCATCCTAAGAAAGAGGATGAGATGTCATGTCATTCCTAAGCACACAGGTCTTTTATTTTTACCCAAAGGACTTGTATGATTTGGTGTCTCTTGTGCTTCCCTTCTTGGGCTGGTGCACCCTCGGTGCCACGCAGTTCTGTTCTTTGGCATTTGGTACGATCATCTCAAACATTTACCTTGCTACAAAGAAGAATGTCCAGAAAATCCAGGTGCCTCTTCTTCTGGATCTTTTCAAGCTCCTTCTCATTGGAGAGCaacatctttctttcttttattacCTGATCTGCACAGAGGAGAGATGAGTTCTGTGTATCCTGTCCCTCCAGAGTACCCTCATGTACTTGATTGCTCGTTCATCAGCTTGGACTCTGTTTAAGGTGTAACCCTCTGGCCAGTCCATGCTGTAACCCCACTCTGAGCCACTCCAGGGGCAAGGGACAGAGAGGTTCAGATGGGAGACAGGACTGGGGAGAAAGGGGCAGGAATACCTGTGTGGGTACGGGCCAGCTTGCAGGCGTTCTGAAATGCGCGGCCATTGCCAGTGAAGTCGTAGAAGACATCCTTGATGGAAAGATTCTGGATCCTATTGCTCAGGAGGTAGGTCAGGTCAAAAACAGCTCTAATATAATAGTGGGAGTCACTGTAAGGAGACCAAGGTCAAAGCTGGTGTTAGCAAAATGTGTGGTGAAGCAGGAGCTCTTGCTTTCCCAGGGTTTGGAAAATCAGGCACTGACCTCTGAGTCTGACAGTTGGAATTAAAACTGAAGGCACATTTCATGATGCTATCTAGTGTCATCAAGCTGACATCTTGAAAGAGCTCCACTGACCTTCTCTCTGTGATCCTCTTGTCCCATTTATCCTAGAGGAAGAGCCAGGGGTAAGGAGAGACAGACCACCATCTGTGGTCAGATCATATTTTCCTGTCCCTCTTCCCAGATCCACACTGctaattgctttcttttctggaaGCAGAGACCCTAGTTCATGATATATTCCTTGAACCTAATCTAACTCTTCTGcacatttcttttcccaggtATGAAAGGATACACATGAGGGTATGAAAGGATATTCTTGCAGTGGTTGATTTTATTGgcaaacaaagagaaagaataagTGGAATGTCCAAAGGAAGATGAGGAGAGAAATTTTAGAACTTCAAAACTACTCCAAAAATTCAATGAAAGTAGAAACACTCCAAGTGCCATCTGTTTCTCttactaattttttattttcactgtttcagaGCTGAAAGGTAAAAGTAGCAGGTGTGGGGATTCTTACCAGCATCACTTTGACTGAATCTGACATCAGGGTCACGTAAGATTTCAGCACATCGTAATGAAAGGCTGGGGTGAGCATCTTTCTGTGCTGGAACCATTTGCTTCCTTCCAGGAtcagcagccccttccctgaAGCACAAAGAGCAAAGGCACCATCAGTTCCTGCAGGCTCTGATCACAGCTCTGACAGCCTTACTACTGCTTTTGACTCACCGATCCAGGGAACTAGGAGTTTGTAGACTGCACTAGCCTTGGGATCTGTAAAATGGAACAAATATCAGAAATGTATGAATAACTGATGAattcaacacaaaaaaaaagagaaaattgccATTTGCCAACGCCTTCTTGCCATTGCCATGACAGCTCACATTTTTACTGGGTTTACTGGGAAGCACAAATATTGTGGTGGTAGAAGCCACAGAAGACAGTAAGACAGACAACCCCCAAACTGGGAACTGACAGGAAACTGGAAGGAACAGGCACCTGGTCTCTGTTTTGCACAGGAATACTGCTCCATGAAacctggggcagcctgggaaTTTGTGAAGAGGAGCAAAAGAAGAATTGCGATAGCTGTGAAGGAAGCTGGCAGAGGGGATAACTCCAGGCAAGTTTCCCAGTATTTTCTTGGTAGGAAAGTGTCAAAGACTTCTCAAAACCAGAGATAGAGACTCACCTGCTCGGCCAAGTATGATTTTGGCATATTCAGGATGGTGGATGATTATAGATGGCAGGGTTGGTCCAAACCATCTGGGAAAGGCATAGGGATATTCTTGCCCCCATGACACTACTTGGTGTAAAAGGCTTTCAGATTTTATCTGCAATGAAAGTTAATAATGGATTaattaaaggcagaaaaagaggGACATGCCAGGGAGAGCAGAAGTTCTCTATTGGGAAATGAAGGAAGAATGGGTGGACTTGCCACACAGGGGCTTTTATGCTGCAGGTAGAGGAGAGGATGAGCATTGCAAAGGGACCGTGCACAAGAGGCAAAGCTGCCTGAGCCACCAAATCCCTGCAGCACAAGACAGCTCCATGGAGAGTCCCTtgctgggctggtggcagctgAGACACCTTAGGATGgcctgggcttggagcagctctATGTTGCACTTGGGATCTACAGCTGGCATAGGCAATGTCAGGACATCTGGTAGGCAGGCCAGGAGGACCAAGGCTGTCACACCCCTGTTCCCCAATTTCAGCAGTGCAAGGTGTGCATGCAGtgtgaaagcaaagcaaagcatctGCACTATAGCATGATGAAAATGGCTGCATTAAAACACCCTGCATTAAAAAGCCTGCTTTTGTGGCCATGGCTTCCTCAGCAGCTATAGGGTAAGACACTCCTATTGGCAGAAGGTTTAATGTAGCAAAGAGACATTAATTATGATTACTATTGCTCAATATGATTGCTCATATTTAAATAACTTCATGGAAGTCCCATGACTCTTTGTTTAAGGACGTGATTGAAAAAAGCATGATTCTTTTTTGCCAAACGATGCACACCACATATCCAGCAccctttcctcctgccctgcagaagCCTTGGCACTCCCTGCACAGAAGTCCTCTCCTGTGGAAAGAGACAGGAGCGGGGGACACACAACCCCATCCAGTCCTTCTCCATCCTGACTGATGGGGACTGATGATCCTCACAGCTGGGACAAACCCACCCTGACTGAGCCCAGCTACTCCTTACCAGGTGATTGTGGCCGTAGAGACAGTGTTTTGGGGGGCCAGGGAATGCCTCCAGAGCTTTGATGAGCTTCTTCCTCTCCCAGTACAACTGGAGCAccttcagcagcacaaagaTTACACcaagcagcacagacagctgcaggatggCAGCAGAAGGTCTGGTTATGTTGTCCAGCAGAGATGCCATGCTGGTCCAGGACACTGccctcttctgcctttttctcaCCTGCTCCTCTCACACCTAAGCCAGGTGAGGAGCTCAGTGCAGGTAAAaatcctctccctcctcctctgcaggagctgtgcctggtAAAGTGGAGCTGACAGCAATTTATAGCTGTTGGAACATCAGGGCAAACATTGCGtcagctcagccagcagcctgtgcaCCCAGTTCCCCTTTGACCTGCTTTCTGCAGCCGTCCCTGCAACCTGGAGAACAACCAGCCTCTGAATGGTTCCTGCTTTCACTGAAGTCCCAGCAGCACTGTCACAGCCACCCACAGCCCTCCATGCCCAGGTGGATGAAgccagaggagagaggaggtgAGAGGTAGGCAGGCTGGGGCTCtagctgagctctgtgctgtgctcagagagTTCAGGTGTAGGAGGTGTTCATCTGCCCACAGGAAGTGAGGAACACACAGGCCACCTCTTCTCAATGAGTGGGCTGCACGGAGTCAGCCAGCTTCACCTGTGGAAGCCGTGCCCTGGGTGCCTGCAGCatcacccagctctgctgggctgtgagCCAGAGAATGGACATCACTCCAGCAGCACACAAGGGATGTGGCCCTGTTCCCCAAGGGTTCCTTCCACGGACAAGCCAGGAGGCAAAACTGCTGTCCTGAGGAATTACCATGGTCAGTAGATGAgatgaggagaggaaaagctgcagagcaTTGAAGTGAGCTGCAGCAAGCTTGAGAGCACATGATGGGGAGGTGTGATGGCAAGGCCATGTTCCTTTCTACAGGCCTGGTGAGCCCTCCTTCCTCTGTCCACACGGCATCTCACCTTCTCCACAAGGGCTCTGCATCTCTGCATTTACCTCTTTAATGCAGTGCTTGGTTGGGGCCCAGGTCGGGCCTTCCTTGCAATCCTTGTGCAGATCCTGCACAGAGTTCCCATCCCACAAGCCCAGAAACCCGGAATGGCAATGTGGAGTTGGTGGAGAGCTGGGCCTGGAAGTCTGATGTGTGTGGGTGACTTCCACGCATGTTGTAAAAAGCAGGATCCCCAGATGGGCTGAAATAATGTCCCATTTGTGTCTTGGGGTATTATGAGGATCAAATGGGTTATCAGCTGTGGAGACTGATAGTCTACAACACAGGGGCTGCTGAACTTTGTGAGTGCTTCTTCTCAATGTAACACATCTCTGAGACAGAGGACTTCTGATGTCTGGGCACTTCTCTTTAGTTTTTACTCTAAAATATGCCATGTCCCACATTTTCTGCTGAGGTTCATTGCCATTGCCTTGGAGAACATCCCTGGTAGGCACTACACTGAGCAGCGTTACCTTTTCACACACTTGGCCATCTTCATGAAAGTTAGTGTATCTTTTTATACTGAGTCAGCTGGATCTGTGGGAAAGTTCAGGGGAGAGTTAAAAGTTGATCTTTAGGAGGCAGAAAGCTGTAATCAAGTCGGGCATTTCTTAGGGAGGGCTTCGGGTGTAGCCAGAGCATAAGGGACCCAGTTTGACATGACAAACTCTCATGTGAAGACCTGCAGAACATTCATAAATATTACGATGCTGTGTAGTTGGGTCCCTCACAAGGTCTGCACAAGGAAGAGAGGGAGGTCTGATGACTGAGCCTTTGTTCAGTGCCAATGGAGCTTTTTGGGAAGCTGATGTGGTACCTACATCATTACCAGACTGATCAATCTGGATTTGGCTGGCACCTTACAGCAATCCCCTACAAAATAATCCATAAATACCCCCAAGCCCAGAGGTGGAAGGGGCAGGCCGGTGGATGGAGTTTCTGGTACAGCTTCAGATTAAACTTTTATAATAACACAGGAATTTTCAGTGCTGATGAAGTCGCTGGAGAGTGGGTTTGACCATGAACAGGGTCAATTTTTACCAAAATGGCCTCCTTATAGTTATACATTAACCAGTAAACTCTGTTGAGTGTGAAGAGAAGGGATATGGTTTGTCTTGAAGTTCATATGAGATGTCAAGTGCTGAGCTGATATGGAGGGAACATAGGGGACAAATTGGCTAAATCCACATTTATGGGGATGTGGAGCAAGAATCTGATCTTTGGTGACAGCAAAACTGGGTTTAATCCAGCCTCCAGCCTCTGCATTCCATGTTTCACTGGTAGAGATGAGATAAAAGCCTTTCTCATGTATTTCAGAGCTTTCACAGCAAGAGAAACCATGAACACTCACAGCCTGGGGAAGAAAACTCAGGGGGTTTTGCAGGGGAAGAAACGATGAAAGTTCAAAAGGCAACGTGAAgttgctgcagagctgcaagtgaagaaaagtgaaaaggGACAGTGTTGGTTTGATCACTGTAAGGGCCTGGGACAAGGCCAGAACAATCTGTTAGCACCAGGAGAATCCACAGTCCTGGTGATGGAGGATTCCAGAAGAAGATCTCAACACGAAAAAGCAGGTACAAAGGTCTTCTGATAGCCACAGGGGTCTGGGGAGGTTGGCAGGGGGAACAGAAGCTTGGCTTGACCTTCTGAACATTTGAGACCAGTGAAAACTGCAGTTAGGTGTTAAAGGACACTTGGAAAGTTGTTAAACATTTGCAGAGAGCCTCTGGAGGGTTGCCTTAGTGCTGTGGATGTCCACGTGATGGCAGTGGGGTCACAACAGTTCAGGCCATCAACATGAAACAGCCCACTTACACTGGAGAATTTCCCTCCCATACCACAACCATGGACACAGCAGGCTGTGGAATTTGCTTTCAGGGTCTTGGGAATTTCTCCACTCCCTTTAGACACCTAAGCAGAAGAAGGAGAGGATCTTCTTCAGTGATTTAACTCACATGGCTGGGATTCATGGCAGAAAAAAGTGGTTTACTGAGCAGGTGAAATTTAGGTGGCAAATGGGTGCTTTGCCCCAGAGCGTGAccttgcagcagctgctttccctgGTTGTGCCTGTGTTTATTCAGATAGGAAGGAGAGTCCAGGCccatctgtccctgtgtgttCCTGCAGCACATAGTGATGATAGATGAAATGTAGCAGTAATgccaaaaaaaataataacatttcaAGCTTCCAAACACATGATAGATGAGAAAATCATGGCAAGAGCCCAGCAAGTGTTGCAGAGTAATGCAAGCTGCCTGGATCCCATCTGACCACACATGTCTCGAGGATGAATGTATATCTGGAAGCATTTAATACAGCTGTCTTACAAATATGTTGCAATACTTATTTAATTTACAGGCTGCTTCCAGTGTAAA encodes the following:
- the LOC128792417 gene encoding cytochrome P450 4B1-like, producing the protein MASLLDNITRPSAAILQLSVLLGVIFVLLKVLQLYWERKKLIKALEAFPGPPKHCLYGHNHLIKSESLLHQVVSWGQEYPYAFPRWFGPTLPSIIIHHPEYAKIILGRADPKASAVYKLLVPWIGKGLLILEGSKWFQHRKMLTPAFHYDVLKSYVTLMSDSVKVMLDKWDKRITERRSVELFQDVSLMTLDSIMKCAFSFNSNCQTQSDSHYYIRAVFDLTYLLSNRIQNLSIKDVFYDFTGNGRAFQNACKLARTHTDQVIKERKMLLSNEKELEKIQKKRHLDFLDILLCSKDENGVGLSDEDLRAEVDTFMFEGHDTVASALSWLFYCMSLHPGHQQQCREEIQGILGHRDTIEWEDLGKMTYTTMCIKESLRLFPPVASVSRELSKPVTFPDGRSLPAGCQVGVNIFAIHRNRDVWENPEVYDPLRFSPENSAQRHSHAFLPFSAGSRNCIGQQFAMNEIKVALALTLQRFELYPDPSKLPIMIPQLILRSSNGIHLHLKKVF